In a single window of the Papaver somniferum cultivar HN1 chromosome 8, ASM357369v1, whole genome shotgun sequence genome:
- the LOC113301559 gene encoding uncharacterized protein LOC113301559: protein MGRTEQSSENSNLKRRRHQSGQVTSGSRYPDPIPPPSIGSPNSLVGQATWFDFKGNVAAVATTYAHFLPVYNFPVSPEPRDYYKGIVEEPGHVASTEVLSDRNNLISSVSALVVVAKEMVEFGDDCPSTNALETWRDSFVLPRLLRFNMGWIEELFKGLEERRASRKLVW, encoded by the coding sequence ATGGGTCGTACGGAACAGTCATCCGAGAATAGTAACTTGAAAAGGCGGAGACATCAGAGTGGTCAAGTTACGTCTGGATCGAGGTATCCTGATCCGATACCACCACCTTCCATTGGCAGTCCTAATTCCTTGGTTGGTCAGGCAACCTGGTTTGATTTCAAAGGGAATGTTGCCGCTGTAGCGACTACTTATGCTCATTTCTTGCCGGTGTATAATTTTCCCGTGTCCCCGGAACCAAGGGATTACTACAAGGGGATTGTGGAAGAGCCCGGGCATGTAGCGAGCACTGAGGTTTTATCGGATCGTAACAATTTGATCTCCAGTGTATCTGCCTTAGTTGTTGTGGCAAAGGAGATGGTTGAATTCGGCGACGATTGCCCTTCCACCAATGCCTTGGAGACATGGAGGGATAGTTTTGTTCTCCCGAGATTGCTAAGGTTTAATATGGGTTGgattgaagagttgttcaagGGGTTGGAAGAGAGAAGAGCGAGTCGAAAATTGGTCTGGTGA